A region of Arthrobacter sp. FB24 DNA encodes the following proteins:
- a CDS encoding ABC transporter ATP-binding protein: MTDMAIETSSLAKAYGSKQALQALSLEVPRGEIFGLLGHNGAGKTTTVNILTTLLPATSGTARIAGHDVATGADLVRRSIGYLPENVQFYDNLTLTENLTFFARLSGIAAPAARIEAALGAVDFTGHGHEKMSTFSKGMRQRAGIAQAILHEPAVLFLDEPTSGLDPQGVANLREIIIGLNRSLGMTVFMNTHLLAEVTKTCTSIGILSSGRLIYQNSVAATLGAFPDQASLEDIYLHIEAGTPS, from the coding sequence ATGACGGACATGGCAATCGAAACCAGCTCACTGGCTAAGGCTTACGGATCCAAGCAGGCCCTCCAGGCCCTGAGCCTCGAGGTCCCTCGAGGGGAAATCTTCGGGCTACTCGGACACAACGGGGCGGGTAAAACCACCACCGTGAACATCCTGACCACCCTGCTGCCGGCTACGTCCGGCACAGCCCGCATCGCCGGCCATGACGTGGCCACCGGCGCTGACCTGGTGCGCCGCTCGATCGGTTACCTGCCGGAGAATGTCCAGTTCTACGACAACCTCACCCTCACCGAGAACCTGACGTTCTTCGCCAGGCTCTCCGGGATAGCGGCCCCCGCAGCCCGGATCGAAGCGGCCCTTGGGGCCGTGGACTTCACCGGCCACGGCCACGAGAAAATGTCCACGTTCAGCAAAGGGATGCGTCAACGCGCCGGCATCGCCCAGGCCATCCTGCACGAACCGGCGGTGCTGTTCCTGGACGAACCGACCTCCGGGCTGGACCCGCAAGGGGTGGCCAACCTGCGGGAAATCATCATCGGCCTCAACCGGTCACTGGGAATGACGGTGTTCATGAACACCCACCTCCTGGCCGAAGTGACCAAAACGTGCACCAGCATCGGAATCCTCAGCTCAGGGCGGCTGATCTACCAGAACTCCGTCGCGGCCACCCTCGGGGCCTTCCCC